The following are from one region of the Segatella oris genome:
- a CDS encoding alkaline phosphatase, translating into MKKKIICLLLAVLCGLPVLGKWKANHVILIGLDGWGAYSVPKATNIPNLQSLMRGGCYTLKKRSVLPSESAVNWYTMFCGATPEMHGYTNWNSRVPEIPSMVLNEHGVFPTVFYELHRQYPKAVIGCLAEWDGIRYLVDTLSVNYEAVASNYEKDSEQLCRMSEAYIKAQKPNLLAVIFDQIDHTGHAIGHDTPAYYKTLSRVDGYIGRIIQALKDAGIYDDSIIIVTSDHGGIGKKHGGKLLVELEIPFIIFGKDIKNTGEFKETMMQFDTAATIADIFSLKMPQCWRGQSMKQVFKK; encoded by the coding sequence ATGAAAAAGAAAATCATCTGTCTGCTGTTGGCAGTCTTATGCGGTCTTCCTGTATTGGGAAAATGGAAAGCCAACCATGTCATTCTCATCGGACTTGACGGTTGGGGTGCCTACAGTGTGCCTAAGGCAACAAACATTCCAAACCTTCAGAGCCTGATGCGAGGGGGATGTTACACGTTGAAAAAACGCAGTGTGCTGCCTTCGGAGTCTGCCGTAAACTGGTACACGATGTTCTGTGGTGCCACCCCCGAAATGCACGGATACACCAACTGGAACTCCCGCGTACCCGAAATTCCGTCTATGGTGCTGAATGAACACGGGGTTTTCCCTACTGTTTTCTATGAATTGCACCGCCAATATCCCAAGGCCGTCATCGGTTGTCTTGCCGAGTGGGACGGCATACGCTATCTTGTTGATACGCTTTCTGTGAATTATGAAGCCGTAGCCTCCAACTATGAAAAAGACAGTGAGCAGCTCTGCCGCATGTCAGAAGCGTATATCAAGGCACAGAAACCTAATCTGCTGGCTGTCATCTTCGACCAGATTGACCATACAGGGCATGCCATCGGCCACGATACACCGGCCTATTATAAAACGCTGAGCCGTGTAGATGGGTATATCGGGAGAATTATTCAGGCGCTGAAAGATGCCGGTATATATGATGACTCCATTATCATCGTCACGTCCGACCATGGCGGAATAGGGAAGAAACACGGCGGGAAATTGCTGGTGGAACTCGAAATCCCCTTCATCATCTTTGGTAAAGACATCAAGAATACGGGGGAATTCAAGGAGACGATGATGCAGTTTGACACGGCTGCAACGATAGCTGATATCTTCTCACTGAAGATGCCACAGTGTTGGCGGGGCCAGTCTATGAAGCAAGTGTTCAAGAAGTGA
- a CDS encoding MGH1-like glycoside hydrolase domain-containing protein, whose translation MQRKILSFISSFIVITAAGQNLIPSGSPLYKLPYKNTYVMETLVAENSFRTTKQVKHKPGTFEQAKKLLPVPYWEGHSAEIDMYWKAWQLGIKNICQPLDDSGFVTSYIAPAYNGNIFMWDDAFITMFCRYGRNFFPFQNTLDNFYAKQHPDGFICREIRADGSDCFGRYDPTSTGPNLLPWSEWLYYTQFGDDSRLNKVFPVLAAYYKWLKLNRTWRNGTYWSSGWGTGMDNMPRVPEGYNTIYSNGHMIWLDACLQQIMVAKILLKMGFYLERWQEIEEFEDDIRNLSDYINKHMWSEKDGFLYDQFANDSLSSTQGIYAYWALHTDVLPKDRLDKLVSHLSDTAKFNRPHRVPSLSYDHPKYKSNGRYWVGGVWPGTNYMVISGLVNKGYRQLAWDIAMNHYNNVLEVFRKTGTFWEYYAPEDAAPGFMARKDFVGWTGLPPIAELIEYIFGIRANVEDSRLTIDVNLTDAYGVCRYPFGQSGLIDIKVAKRTSKDEKPKVTVKTNTPMEITLMWGDRLQTTHVKAGTHTL comes from the coding sequence ATGCAAAGGAAAATCCTCAGTTTTATCAGTTCTTTCATCGTTATCACCGCGGCAGGACAAAATCTTATCCCGTCTGGTTCGCCGTTATACAAGCTGCCATATAAAAACACTTATGTCATGGAAACGCTTGTTGCAGAGAATTCTTTCCGAACGACTAAGCAGGTAAAGCATAAGCCCGGCACTTTCGAACAGGCTAAAAAGCTACTTCCTGTGCCTTATTGGGAAGGGCACTCTGCAGAGATTGACATGTATTGGAAGGCCTGGCAGCTGGGCATCAAGAATATCTGTCAGCCACTTGACGACTCTGGTTTCGTTACAAGTTACATCGCCCCGGCTTACAACGGCAATATCTTTATGTGGGATGATGCCTTTATCACGATGTTCTGTCGCTATGGACGCAACTTCTTTCCCTTTCAGAATACGCTCGATAACTTTTATGCCAAGCAGCATCCCGACGGCTTTATATGCAGAGAAATACGTGCAGATGGGAGCGACTGCTTTGGCCGTTACGACCCGACAAGCACAGGGCCGAACCTGCTTCCATGGTCGGAGTGGCTTTATTACACTCAGTTCGGAGATGACTCACGCCTTAATAAGGTCTTTCCCGTACTTGCAGCCTATTACAAATGGCTGAAATTGAACCGTACTTGGCGTAATGGCACCTACTGGAGCAGTGGTTGGGGAACGGGAATGGACAACATGCCACGTGTCCCCGAGGGCTATAACACCATCTACAGTAACGGGCATATGATATGGCTCGATGCCTGCCTGCAACAGATTATGGTAGCAAAGATACTTCTGAAAATGGGATTCTACTTGGAGCGTTGGCAGGAAATCGAAGAATTTGAAGATGATATCAGAAATCTTTCCGACTATATCAATAAGCATATGTGGAGCGAAAAGGATGGTTTTCTCTATGATCAGTTTGCCAATGACAGCCTCAGTTCCACGCAAGGTATCTATGCTTATTGGGCATTGCACACTGATGTGCTTCCCAAAGACAGGCTCGACAAACTCGTAAGTCACCTCTCGGACACTGCCAAGTTCAACCGCCCTCACCGTGTTCCATCACTCTCTTACGATCATCCAAAATATAAAAGTAACGGCCGTTACTGGGTTGGGGGAGTATGGCCCGGTACGAATTATATGGTCATTTCCGGACTTGTGAACAAAGGTTATCGTCAATTGGCATGGGATATTGCAATGAACCATTACAATAATGTATTGGAAGTGTTCCGAAAAACAGGTACTTTCTGGGAATACTATGCCCCTGAAGATGCTGCTCCTGGCTTTATGGCGCGCAAGGATTTCGTGGGTTGGACTGGGCTTCCTCCTATTGCTGAATTGATAGAATATATCTTTGGCATTCGTGCAAACGTAGAAGACAGCAGGCTTACCATTGACGTTAATCTGACCGATGCCTATGGAGTCTGCCGTTATCCCTTTGGTCAGAGTGGCCTGATAGATATCAAGGTGGCAAAGAGAACATCGAAAGATGAGAAGCCAAAAGTAACGGTTAAGACCAATACGCCTATGGAAATTACGCTCATGTGGGGTGACAGACTGCAGACCACTCATGTCAAGGCGGGAACGCATACGCTGTAA
- a CDS encoding alkaline phosphatase, producing the protein MMLRKGFILAAILFHTLFVYAQSGALQTFTLDRPYPVERLQPPKGKKVRNVILMIGDGMSLMHIQAAWTVNHGHLWLENAQATGLSMTPATNRLITDSGSGGTSLATGYKTAHHAVGVDPAGKPLKSLVDYAKEAGKSAGIAVTCRLWDATPCDFISHNLDRDKEQDLVAEMINSPVDFVFGGGAKYFEKRDDNRNLFKELQRKGYHVSRSFEDLQQNVKSGKVYCVPFDVDTPLPDERGDLLARASLKGISLLNQNKKGFFMMIEGSQLDDYGHFNQLDMLMKETLDFDQTIGKIMQWAAKDGETLIVITADHETGGLTVHGGDLKTGTVIAHFSTKEHTGTIVPIYAFGPGSEQFTGFMDNTEVFWKIKKLLKI; encoded by the coding sequence ATGATGCTCAGAAAAGGCTTTATTTTGGCTGCAATTCTGTTTCATACTTTATTTGTATATGCCCAAAGTGGCGCACTCCAAACCTTTACTTTAGATCGCCCTTACCCTGTAGAAAGGCTTCAGCCACCCAAGGGAAAGAAGGTAAGGAATGTCATCCTCATGATTGGTGACGGCATGAGTCTCATGCACATTCAGGCTGCATGGACGGTCAATCACGGGCATCTGTGGCTTGAGAACGCTCAGGCAACAGGTCTTTCCATGACTCCGGCGACCAATCGGCTTATCACTGACTCCGGTTCTGGTGGCACTTCATTGGCAACAGGCTACAAAACTGCTCATCATGCCGTAGGTGTAGACCCTGCAGGGAAACCGCTCAAATCACTCGTTGACTATGCAAAAGAAGCCGGGAAGAGTGCAGGTATAGCCGTTACTTGCCGCTTATGGGATGCCACTCCCTGTGATTTTATCAGTCATAATCTCGACAGAGATAAGGAACAAGACCTTGTTGCAGAGATGATAAACAGTCCGGTAGACTTCGTCTTTGGCGGTGGAGCAAAGTATTTTGAGAAGCGAGATGACAACAGAAATCTTTTCAAAGAGCTGCAAAGAAAAGGCTATCATGTCTCACGTTCATTTGAAGATCTGCAGCAGAATGTCAAAAGTGGAAAAGTCTATTGTGTGCCCTTTGACGTTGATACGCCACTCCCTGATGAGCGAGGCGACCTTCTTGCACGTGCTTCTCTCAAAGGAATCAGTCTGTTAAATCAGAATAAAAAGGGCTTCTTCATGATGATAGAAGGGTCACAGTTAGATGATTACGGTCATTTTAATCAGCTTGATATGCTGATGAAAGAAACCTTAGACTTCGACCAAACCATTGGAAAAATCATGCAATGGGCAGCAAAAGATGGCGAAACACTCATCGTTATCACTGCTGATCATGAAACAGGAGGGCTGACAGTGCATGGGGGAGACTTGAAAACTGGTACTGTTATTGCACATTTCTCAACAAAAGAGCACACGGGAACCATTGTCCCCATATATGCTTTTGGCCCTGGCTCAGAACAGTTCACAGGCTTCATGGACAATACAGAAGTATTCTGGAAAATCAAGAAACTACTGAAAATATAA